The Leucoraja erinacea ecotype New England chromosome 29, Leri_hhj_1, whole genome shotgun sequence genome has a window encoding:
- the LOC129711249 gene encoding uncharacterized protein LOC129711249, producing the protein MYYNWAVNIKNMIHLLDNSAQQVDWIVMEREDCSPCNIGATLLSPIHLNNKNYNKNPIIHSTIRTWKQIKQNLKLRNLSLLIPIVNNPLFKPSIIDKSFIQWERMGIKMLGDLYELGKLLSFQQLQLKYNLKNNQYFKYLQIRDYLKKYTKDYHNMPTDLLDEAMKTKAESANLISYLYNIILNIEIPTTDGIRRDWEQELAINISKESWDNHLLQVHKCSINVRHTLIQFKTLHRLYYSKTKINKLFPNVSPICDKCLCQEATIAHSFVFCTKIQKFWNEIFDIFTKLIKIKLVPKPEWIIFGISEGNPELNVFQKNLLNYGLIMGKKAHT; encoded by the coding sequence atgtattataattgggcagtaaatattaaaaatatgattcacctgctggacaattctgcccagcaggtggactggattgtaatggaaagagaggactgctctccgtgtaatataggagcgactctcctctcaccaatacatctgaataacaaaaattataataaaaatccaattatacatagcacaattagaacatggaaacaaataaaacagaatctaaaattaagaaacctatctcttttaataccaatagttaataatccattgtttaaaccatcaattatagacaaatcatttatacaatgggaaagaatgggaatcaaaatgctcggagatctgtatgaattgggaaaattactatcatttcaacaactacaactgaaatataatttgaaaaataatcaatattttaaatatcttcaaattcgtgattatctgaaaaaatacacaaaagactatcataatatgcctacagacttactggatgaagcaatgaagacaaaggcggaatcagctaatctaatatcgtacttatataacatcatcttaaatatagaaatacccacaactgatggaattagaagagactgggaacaagaattagctataaacatttcaaaagagagctgggataatcacttattacaggtgcataaatgttcgatcaacgtacgacatactctcatccaattcaaaacattacatagactatattattcaaaaactaaaataaataaactcttccctaatgtctcacccatctgtgataaatgcctgtgtcaagaagctaccatagcgcattcttttgttttttgtacaaaaatacaaaaattctggaatgaaatatttgacatctttacaaaattaattaaaataaaactggtaccaaaaccagaatggattatttttggaatatcggaaggtaaccctgaactaaacgtgtttcagaagaatttactcaattacgggctaataatgggaaaaaaagctcatacttaa